One segment of Leptospirillum ferrooxidans C2-3 DNA contains the following:
- a CDS encoding ArsR/SmtB family transcription factor — MDRIHATQIFESLSSGIRLDIYRLLVKEGSGGIVSGQIAQLLELPANNVSFHLKAMTQAGLLTVVQEGRFQRYRANIPVMLDLISYLTEECCAGNPDECASFREEAKGNLSCLPPLPAGNPSNGSFS; from the coding sequence ATGGACAGAATACATGCTACCCAGATTTTTGAATCTCTTTCTTCCGGCATACGTCTGGATATTTATCGTCTTCTGGTCAAGGAAGGGTCAGGCGGGATTGTCTCCGGCCAGATTGCGCAGCTGCTTGAGCTTCCTGCAAACAATGTCTCTTTTCATTTAAAGGCCATGACCCAGGCAGGGCTTTTGACGGTGGTTCAGGAGGGCCGTTTCCAGCGTTATCGGGCGAATATCCCTGTGATGCTGGACCTGATCTCTTACCTGACGGAAGAATGTTGTGCGGGAAACCCCGATGAGTGCGCTTCCTTCCGGGAAGAAGCCAAGGGCAATCTCTCCTGTCTTCCTCCTCTTCCGGCTGGGAATCCATCAAACGGGAGTTTTTCGTGA
- a CDS encoding arsenate reductase ArsC, with translation MKILFLCTGNSCRSILAEATFNALFPETIRAMSAGSHPAGYVHPKTIALLKKKSIPVDGLYSKSWEELREVPDVVITVCDDASGEACPLYLEKALRSHWGVFDPAKVVGDERFVEAEFERAYRILRFRIEALLSFFHSGQMGSPVLLKKELDRIGTLMP, from the coding sequence GTGAAGATCCTCTTTCTCTGCACGGGGAACTCCTGTCGTTCCATTCTGGCCGAAGCGACATTCAATGCGCTTTTTCCCGAGACGATCCGGGCAATGAGCGCCGGAAGCCATCCGGCTGGTTACGTCCACCCCAAAACCATCGCCTTGTTGAAAAAGAAGTCAATCCCTGTCGATGGTCTATATAGCAAATCCTGGGAAGAGCTCCGAGAGGTTCCCGATGTTGTGATCACTGTGTGTGATGACGCATCGGGGGAGGCCTGTCCTCTTTACCTGGAAAAAGCCCTTCGCTCCCATTGGGGTGTTTTTGATCCTGCGAAAGTGGTGGGTGATGAGAGATTTGTGGAGGCCGAATTTGAAAGGGCTTACCGCATCCTGCGTTTCCGGATCGAGGCTCTTCTTTCCTTTTTCCATTCGGGACAAATGGGTTCGCCAGTTCTTTTGAAAAAAGAGCTGGATCGTATCGGGACCCTGATGCCCTGA
- the arsD gene encoding arsenite efflux transporter metallochaperone ArsD produces the protein MKKIEVFDPALCCSTGVCGPEVDTALVGFAADVDSLKRSGGNIVRRNLAQDPLAFAENPLVKGLLARSGQSALPVILVEDEIALAGRYPTRSELFLFAGLTESSDPVSKQGASKGCCDDSGCC, from the coding sequence ATGAAAAAGATTGAAGTTTTTGATCCTGCCCTTTGTTGTTCCACAGGTGTCTGCGGTCCTGAAGTTGATACGGCCCTTGTCGGATTTGCTGCTGATGTCGATAGTCTGAAGCGCAGTGGTGGCAATATCGTCAGGCGGAATCTTGCTCAGGATCCGTTGGCTTTTGCCGAGAATCCTCTGGTCAAGGGTCTTCTTGCCCGTTCCGGACAAAGCGCCCTTCCGGTCATTCTTGTTGAAGACGAGATCGCCCTTGCCGGGAGATATCCAACCCGGTCCGAGCTGTTTTTGTTTGCCGGATTGACTGAGTCTTCGGATCCTGTGAGCAAACAGGGTGCTTCAAAAGGTTGTTGCGATGACAGTGGCTGCTGTTGA